A region of Rhizobium grahamii DNA encodes the following proteins:
- the motA gene encoding flagellar motor stator protein MotA: MNIIIGFVIVCGCIIGSFMAMGGHLDALWQPFELVIIGGAGLGSFIMGNPMKVVKDSGKALGEAFKHTVPKERNYLDTLGVLYSLMRDLRTKSRNEIEAHIDNPAESSIFQSAPTVLKNKELTAFICDYVRLIIIGNARSHEIEALMDEEINTILHDKMKPYHAIQTMGDAFPAIGIVAAVLGVIKAMAHINDSPEVLGHLIGSALVGTFLGILLSYCVCSPIVSQIKIVRSKQHRLYVVVKQTLLAYMNGSVPQVALEYGRKTISAYERPSIDAVEQEMMNPGGENKAA, translated from the coding sequence ATGAATATCATTATCGGATTTGTGATTGTTTGCGGCTGCATCATCGGCAGCTTCATGGCCATGGGCGGTCACCTCGACGCGCTCTGGCAGCCCTTCGAGCTCGTCATCATCGGCGGTGCTGGCCTGGGAAGCTTCATCATGGGCAACCCCATGAAAGTCGTCAAGGATTCCGGCAAGGCGCTGGGCGAGGCCTTCAAGCACACCGTGCCGAAGGAACGCAACTATCTCGATACGCTCGGCGTTCTCTATTCGCTGATGCGCGACCTGCGCACGAAGTCCCGCAACGAAATCGAAGCACATATCGACAATCCGGCCGAGTCCTCGATCTTCCAGTCCGCGCCAACGGTTCTCAAGAACAAGGAACTGACGGCCTTCATCTGCGATTACGTCCGCCTGATCATCATCGGCAATGCCCGATCGCACGAAATCGAAGCGTTGATGGACGAAGAAATCAACACCATCCTCCACGACAAGATGAAGCCGTATCACGCGATCCAGACCATGGGCGACGCGTTTCCGGCCATCGGTATCGTCGCGGCGGTTCTCGGCGTCATCAAGGCCATGGCGCACATCAACGACTCACCGGAAGTGCTCGGCCACCTGATCGGCTCGGCCCTCGTCGGTACCTTCCTCGGTATTCTTCTCTCCTACTGCGTCTGCTCGCCTATCGTCTCGCAGATCAAGATCGTTCGCTCGAAGCAGCACCGCCTCTATGTCGTCGTCAAGCAGACCCTCCTGGCCTACATGAACGGCTCCGTGCCGCAGGTCGCCCTGGAGTACGGCCGCAAGACGATCTCGGCATACGAGCGTCCGTCCATCGACGCTGTCGAGCAGGAGATGATGAACCCGGGCGGCGAGAACAAGGCGGCATAA
- the flgF gene encoding flagellar basal-body rod protein FlgF yields the protein MQSGLYVSLSSQIALERRLTTIADNMANVNTTGFRGTEVKFNELLGETGNKINAKVAYVSQGNDYLSGDSGELQHTGNMLDFAIKGDAWFSIDTPAGKVLTKDGRFTLKDSGELVTVRGYPVLDAGGSPIQLDKAGGEPKVGSDGMIYQNGKQAGSLGLFEADISKGYLRYENSGVMTTDTPRAVTDRFNVGVQQGYLENSNVNAMREITQLIEVNRAFESMTSLTKDSEDSFNEAIKTLGGSR from the coding sequence ATGCAATCCGGTCTTTATGTTTCGCTGTCGTCGCAGATCGCACTCGAACGTCGCCTCACCACGATCGCCGACAACATGGCAAACGTGAACACGACGGGCTTCCGGGGCACCGAGGTCAAGTTCAACGAGCTTCTTGGCGAGACCGGCAACAAGATCAATGCCAAGGTTGCTTACGTCTCCCAGGGCAACGACTACCTCTCGGGCGATAGCGGTGAACTTCAGCACACCGGCAACATGCTCGACTTTGCGATCAAGGGCGACGCATGGTTTTCGATCGATACGCCTGCCGGCAAGGTCCTCACGAAGGACGGCCGTTTCACCTTGAAGGACTCCGGCGAACTGGTGACGGTTCGCGGTTATCCGGTCCTTGATGCCGGCGGCTCGCCGATCCAGCTCGACAAGGCTGGTGGCGAACCGAAAGTCGGCTCGGACGGCATGATCTACCAGAACGGCAAACAGGCCGGCTCTCTCGGTCTGTTCGAGGCCGATATCAGCAAGGGCTACCTGCGTTACGAAAACAGCGGCGTCATGACGACGGATACGCCGCGCGCCGTTACCGACCGCTTCAATGTCGGCGTCCAGCAGGGTTACCTGGAAAACTCCAACGTCAACGCGATGCGCGAAATCACCCAGCTGATCGAAGTCAACCGCGCCTTCGAAAGCATGACCTCGCTCACCAAGGACAGCGAGGATTCCTTCAACGAGGCAATCAAGACGCTCGGTGGCAGCCGCTAA
- the fliI gene encoding flagellar protein export ATPase FliI: MSNPPLVEDVLSPKLAHLGSLVARYAKPEFLVAPGGHVQTIAAGHYTVTGLSRHVRLGEFVAHKSATGVHLGEVVRVEPDLTYVCPIEPGEPIGIHDTVIRKGAFRIAPSDSWCGRTINSLCEPIDGLGPVVEGLTRRSISNNAPPSMTRQRVEKGFKTGVRAVDIFSPLCLGQRLGIFAGSGVGKSTLLSMLARADAFDKVVIALVGERGREVREFIEDTLGANMKKSIAVVATSDESPMLRKMAPLTAVTIAEHFRDQGENVLLIVDSVTRFAHAIREVATASGEPPIARGYPASVFTELPRLLERAGPGPEGTGTITAIISILVDGDNHNDPIADSTRGILDGHIVLQRSLAEEGRYPPIDPLASISRLARKAWTPDQEKLVSRLKTLIHRFEETRDLRLIGGYRQGADPDLDMAVKQVPIIYDVLKQSPGDADSRDAFADLASALKAAAGAGNQPGIRR, translated from the coding sequence ATGTCGAATCCGCCTCTCGTTGAAGACGTTCTCTCGCCGAAGCTTGCGCATCTCGGCAGTCTTGTCGCGCGCTATGCAAAACCGGAATTTCTGGTCGCGCCCGGCGGGCACGTACAGACTATCGCTGCCGGGCACTATACCGTCACCGGCCTGTCGCGGCACGTCCGCCTGGGCGAGTTCGTTGCCCACAAGTCGGCGACCGGGGTGCATCTCGGTGAAGTCGTCCGCGTCGAGCCCGATCTTACCTATGTCTGCCCGATCGAACCGGGCGAGCCGATCGGCATTCACGACACAGTCATTCGCAAGGGCGCATTTCGCATCGCGCCATCGGACAGCTGGTGCGGGCGCACGATCAATTCGCTTTGCGAGCCGATCGATGGTCTCGGTCCTGTCGTCGAAGGGCTGACGCGTCGCTCGATCTCCAACAATGCGCCGCCCTCGATGACGCGTCAGCGCGTCGAGAAGGGTTTCAAGACCGGCGTGCGTGCGGTCGATATCTTTTCGCCACTCTGCCTTGGCCAGCGCCTCGGCATTTTCGCCGGCTCGGGCGTCGGCAAGTCGACGCTGCTTTCGATGCTTGCGCGGGCGGATGCCTTCGACAAGGTCGTCATCGCGCTTGTCGGCGAGCGCGGCCGCGAAGTGCGCGAATTCATCGAGGACACGCTCGGCGCCAACATGAAGAAGTCGATCGCGGTGGTTGCCACGAGCGATGAAAGTCCGATGCTGCGCAAGATGGCGCCGCTGACAGCCGTGACGATCGCCGAGCATTTTCGCGATCAGGGCGAGAACGTTCTGCTGATCGTCGATAGCGTCACGCGCTTTGCACACGCCATCCGTGAAGTCGCGACCGCCTCTGGCGAGCCGCCGATTGCACGCGGCTACCCCGCATCGGTCTTTACCGAATTGCCGCGACTGCTGGAACGCGCCGGCCCGGGTCCGGAAGGCACCGGAACGATCACGGCGATCATCTCCATTCTGGTTGATGGCGACAATCACAACGACCCGATCGCCGACTCCACTCGCGGCATTCTCGACGGTCATATCGTTCTGCAGCGCAGCCTCGCCGAGGAAGGGCGCTATCCGCCGATCGATCCGTTGGCGTCGATCTCGCGTCTCGCCCGCAAGGCCTGGACGCCCGATCAGGAGAAGCTCGTCTCGCGCCTGAAGACGCTGATTCACCGCTTCGAGGAAACGCGCGACCTCAGATTGATCGGCGGCTATCGCCAGGGCGCCGACCCGGATCTGGACATGGCGGTGAAGCAGGTACCGATTATTTACGATGTTTTGAAACAGTCCCCGGGAGATGCTGATTCGAGGGATGCCTTCGCCGATCTGGCGAGCGCTCTGAAGGCTGCCGCCGGCGCCGGCAACCAGCCCGGCATTCGCAGATAG
- a CDS encoding flagellar protein has product MTDFDDDEKIAPLKPKGRRTTMLDRTLTVTGLLLAGASAFFPWYVFFNEDKFGINVAQGDRTRELPDWPARNVFSVSPLAMANKNPPEKKPELPVDPLTTATVSSLGKEDDKGIPAEDQPFPGKSSFRLLHVANGRALIEDNSGMYVVRVGSILPDESRLATLEERDGKWVIVTSKGDVYQRN; this is encoded by the coding sequence GTGACCGATTTCGACGATGATGAAAAGATCGCGCCGCTGAAGCCGAAAGGCCGCAGGACGACGATGCTCGACCGGACGCTGACCGTCACCGGTCTCTTGCTGGCGGGCGCCTCGGCATTCTTCCCCTGGTACGTCTTCTTTAACGAGGACAAGTTCGGCATCAACGTCGCGCAGGGCGATCGGACGCGCGAGCTTCCGGATTGGCCTGCCCGCAACGTCTTCAGTGTGTCACCGCTCGCGATGGCGAACAAGAACCCGCCTGAGAAGAAACCCGAGCTGCCCGTCGATCCGTTGACGACGGCGACGGTCTCAAGCCTCGGCAAGGAAGATGACAAGGGAATCCCGGCGGAAGATCAGCCATTCCCTGGCAAGTCGAGCTTCCGCCTTCTCCATGTCGCCAACGGCCGGGCGCTGATCGAAGACAACTCCGGCATGTATGTCGTCCGCGTCGGCTCGATCCTCCCGGATGAGAGTCGTCTGGCAACGCTTGAAGAGCGTGATGGAAAGTGGGTCATCGTGACGTCGAAAGGCGATGTCTATCAGCGGAACTGA
- the flgC gene encoding flagellar basal body rod protein FlgC has product MDPLSAALKIAGSGLEAQSTRLRIVSENIANARSTGDTPGADPYRRKTITFGEAVDRASGVKTVNVKKLGVDESKFTTEFDPSNPAADEKGVVKLPNVNMLVEMADMREANRSYDANLQTIKQSRDLISSTIDLLKSQ; this is encoded by the coding sequence ATGGATCCTTTGTCAGCAGCCCTCAAAATTGCCGGATCGGGCCTCGAGGCGCAGTCCACGCGCCTTCGCATCGTTTCGGAAAACATCGCGAACGCCCGTTCGACCGGTGATACGCCAGGTGCCGACCCTTATCGCCGCAAGACGATTACATTTGGCGAGGCAGTCGATCGCGCATCCGGCGTCAAGACCGTCAACGTCAAGAAGCTCGGCGTCGACGAATCGAAATTCACGACCGAATTCGATCCGAGCAATCCCGCCGCTGACGAGAAGGGCGTGGTCAAGCTGCCAAACGTCAACATGCTCGTAGAGATGGCGGACATGCGCGAAGCGAACCGCTCCTACGATGCAAACCTGCAGACCATCAAGCAGTCCCGTGACCTGATCTCCTCGACGATCGACCTTCTGAAGAGCCAATAA
- a CDS encoding flagellar hook-basal body complex protein FliE, with protein sequence MINTVNNISSLSVTRDLAGVDLGKTTPSSAAESAASDGSFASVLSNVANGAVNTLKNAESMSFAGIKGTATTREVVDAVMQAQQTLQTAIAIRDKVVSSFLEVTKMQM encoded by the coding sequence ATGATCAACACTGTAAACAATATCAGCTCCCTGTCGGTTACGCGCGATCTCGCGGGCGTCGATCTCGGAAAGACGACACCTTCCTCCGCGGCCGAAAGCGCGGCTAGCGACGGCAGCTTTGCCTCGGTGCTCAGCAACGTCGCCAATGGCGCGGTCAACACCCTGAAGAACGCGGAAAGCATGTCTTTCGCGGGCATCAAGGGTACCGCCACCACCCGTGAAGTTGTCGATGCCGTCATGCAGGCACAGCAGACGCTCCAGACGGCAATCGCCATTCGAGACAAGGTCGTTTCGTCCTTCCTCGAAGTCACCAAGATGCAGATGTAG
- the flgG gene encoding flagellar basal-body rod protein FlgG: protein MRALAIAATGMDAQQTNLEVIANNIANINTTGFKRARAEFTDLLYQTERAKGVSNRANQAIVPEGANIGLGVQTSSVRNLHIQGELAQTGNDLDVALVGRGFFQIQAPDGTTLYTRAGAFNKNETGQIVTVDGYTVAPTITIPTGSTELTISRSGEVTAKLPGATAATTLGQLQIADFVNEAGLQPLGDNLFAETPASGQPVVGTPGDENYAYLKQSYLESSNVDPVKEITELISAQRAYEMNSKVITTADEMASVVSKNLK from the coding sequence ATGAGAGCGCTTGCCATTGCTGCCACGGGTATGGATGCCCAGCAGACCAATCTTGAAGTCATCGCCAACAACATCGCGAACATCAACACGACCGGCTTCAAGCGTGCCCGTGCCGAATTCACGGACCTGCTGTACCAGACCGAGCGTGCCAAGGGCGTGTCGAACCGCGCCAACCAGGCGATCGTTCCCGAGGGTGCCAACATCGGTCTCGGCGTTCAGACATCATCCGTTCGCAACCTGCACATCCAGGGTGAGCTGGCGCAGACCGGCAACGATCTTGACGTTGCGCTGGTGGGCCGCGGGTTCTTCCAGATCCAGGCGCCGGACGGCACGACGCTCTACACCCGCGCCGGCGCCTTCAACAAGAACGAAACCGGCCAGATCGTGACGGTCGACGGCTATACCGTCGCTCCGACGATCACGATTCCGACGGGCTCTACCGAACTGACGATCAGCCGCTCGGGCGAAGTCACCGCGAAGCTTCCGGGCGCAACGGCAGCGACCACCCTCGGCCAGCTGCAGATCGCCGACTTCGTCAACGAAGCCGGTCTCCAGCCTCTCGGCGATAACCTTTTTGCCGAAACGCCAGCGTCCGGACAGCCGGTCGTCGGCACGCCCGGTGATGAAAACTACGCCTACCTGAAGCAGAGCTATCTCGAGTCGTCGAACGTCGACCCGGTAAAGGAAATCACCGAGCTGATCTCGGCACAGCGCGCCTACGAAATGAACTCCAAGGTCATCACCACAGCCGACGAGATGGCCTCCGTCGTCAGCAAGAACCTGAAGTAG
- the flgA gene encoding flagellar basal body P-ring formation chaperone FlgA: MMFCRVGTVRGWASAIAIVIAALSAPNAWASGRGLAVVPTTIIYPGDTISSAQVQEVEVTNPNLVGDYAKSVGQVEGMISKRTFLPGRTISLSGLREPYTVTRGSSIRLVFTLGAMMISAAGSPLEDGMTGQMVRVRNMDSGVIVSGTVLADGTIHVAAK, from the coding sequence ATGATGTTTTGCCGGGTTGGAACCGTTCGCGGATGGGCATCCGCCATCGCAATCGTTATCGCCGCCTTATCCGCGCCGAACGCCTGGGCGTCCGGCAGGGGTCTCGCGGTGGTGCCGACGACGATTATCTACCCCGGCGATACAATCTCGAGCGCCCAGGTGCAGGAAGTCGAAGTCACAAACCCCAATCTGGTCGGCGACTATGCAAAGTCGGTCGGACAGGTCGAGGGAATGATTTCGAAGAGAACCTTCCTGCCGGGGCGGACGATCTCCTTGTCGGGCCTGCGCGAACCGTACACGGTGACGCGCGGCTCTTCGATCCGTTTGGTCTTCACGCTCGGCGCGATGATGATCTCCGCAGCCGGTTCGCCTCTTGAAGACGGCATGACCGGACAGATGGTCCGCGTTCGCAACATGGATTCCGGCGTCATTGTCAGCGGCACGGTGCTTGCCGACGGCACAATCCACGTGGCCGCAAAATGA
- a CDS encoding flagellar basal body P-ring protein FlgI has protein sequence MKIISRLFIALAFVSSTFVNVAPAAAMKSRIKDIASLQAGRDNQLIGYGLIVGLQGTGDGFRSSPFTEQSMRAMLQNLGISTQGGNAKNTAAVMVTANLPPFASPGSRIDVNVSSLGDATSLRGGTLIMTSLSGADGQIYAVAQGSIVVSGFTAQGQASSVTEGVTTAGRVPGGAIIERELPSRFKDSVNLVLQLRNPDFSTAVRIADVVNGYARSRFGGPVADAKDAQEVIVQKPREADLTRLMADIENLQVETDTPAKVVVNERTGTIVIGADVRVSPVAVSYGTLTVQVTETPQIIQPEPFSRGVTAVQPQTDIAAQKTGGKVALLDGPDLKTLVAGLNNIGVKPDGIIAILQGIKSAGALQAELVLQ, from the coding sequence ATGAAGATAATCTCCCGTCTTTTCATCGCTCTCGCATTTGTGTCATCGACCTTCGTCAATGTGGCGCCGGCTGCCGCAATGAAGTCGCGCATCAAGGACATTGCCTCCCTTCAGGCGGGCCGAGACAACCAGCTGATCGGCTACGGCCTGATCGTTGGTCTCCAGGGCACGGGTGACGGCTTCAGATCGTCCCCGTTTACCGAGCAGTCCATGCGCGCGATGCTGCAGAACCTCGGCATTTCCACGCAGGGCGGTAACGCGAAGAACACTGCTGCCGTCATGGTCACGGCAAACCTGCCGCCGTTCGCGAGCCCCGGCAGCCGCATCGATGTCAATGTCAGCTCACTCGGCGATGCAACGTCGCTGCGCGGCGGAACGCTCATCATGACGTCGCTCTCGGGCGCCGATGGCCAGATCTACGCCGTCGCGCAAGGATCGATCGTCGTTTCCGGCTTTACGGCGCAGGGACAGGCATCGAGCGTTACCGAAGGCGTGACGACAGCCGGCCGCGTTCCCGGTGGCGCGATCATCGAGCGTGAACTGCCTTCGCGCTTCAAGGATTCCGTCAACCTCGTCCTGCAGCTGCGCAACCCCGATTTCTCGACGGCGGTTCGCATTGCCGATGTCGTCAACGGCTATGCAAGGTCCCGCTTCGGCGGTCCGGTTGCCGATGCGAAGGATGCCCAGGAAGTCATCGTCCAGAAGCCGCGCGAAGCCGACCTGACGCGCCTGATGGCGGACATCGAAAACTTGCAGGTCGAGACCGATACGCCGGCCAAGGTGGTGGTCAACGAGCGAACTGGCACCATCGTCATCGGCGCCGATGTGCGCGTCTCACCGGTTGCCGTGAGCTATGGCACCCTGACTGTTCAGGTCACCGAGACGCCGCAGATCATCCAGCCTGAGCCGTTCTCCCGAGGGGTGACCGCAGTTCAGCCGCAGACCGATATCGCCGCGCAGAAGACCGGTGGCAAGGTGGCGCTGCTCGACGGTCCGGATCTCAAGACCCTTGTCGCCGGCCTCAATAATATCGGCGTGAAGCCTGACGGCATCATTGCGATCCTCCAGGGCATCAAGTCCGCCGGGGCACTGCAAGCGGAGCTCGTACTGCAATGA
- a CDS encoding MotE family protein: MVKMGGQNTVVSDLLRRVALPAVALVMLTIPGAFAQEARTPAGGELTSEEEIKQFCTNIADPARDQRYLLQKQELEKLRTDVDGRIAEMQKRKDEYQDWLKRRDDFLKQAEAGLTDIYKKMKPDAAATQLQEMRIEVAAAVIMRLNPTQSSLILNEMDPKKAAVIANIIASASDPNTSKDPS; the protein is encoded by the coding sequence ATGGTGAAGATGGGTGGCCAGAACACGGTGGTGTCCGATCTGCTGCGGCGTGTCGCCTTGCCGGCGGTCGCGTTGGTAATGCTGACGATCCCGGGCGCTTTCGCGCAGGAGGCCCGCACCCCTGCCGGAGGCGAGCTGACGTCCGAAGAGGAAATCAAGCAGTTCTGCACGAACATCGCCGACCCGGCGCGCGACCAGCGTTATCTCCTGCAGAAGCAGGAGCTTGAGAAGCTGCGCACCGATGTGGATGGCCGCATCGCCGAAATGCAGAAGCGCAAGGACGAATACCAGGACTGGCTGAAGCGCCGCGACGACTTCCTGAAGCAGGCAGAAGCTGGTCTCACAGACATCTACAAGAAAATGAAGCCGGACGCTGCCGCAACGCAGCTGCAGGAAATGAGGATCGAAGTGGCGGCCGCCGTCATCATGCGGCTGAACCCGACGCAGTCGAGCCTCATCCTCAACGAGATGGATCCGAAAAAGGCTGCCGTCATCGCCAACATCATCGCCAGCGCGTCCGATCCAAATACCTCGAAGGATCCATCATGA
- the flgH gene encoding flagellar basal body L-ring protein FlgH: protein MKKYFPVAIAAAAMLAGCQSPQAVNEIGRAPAMSPIGSGLAYGQTQQMSMYPKQPHQVAQGYSLWSDSQAALFKDSRALNVGDILTVDIQINDKGSFENNSKRSRENSSGLNWDVAANILGWNPSSKTDVTYGSDTSTDGKGKIERTDKLQLMVAAVVTGILENGNLVISGSQEVRLNQELRILNVAGIVRPQDVNADNQISYDKIAEARISYGGRGRLMEVQQPPRGQQAIDLFSPL, encoded by the coding sequence ATGAAGAAATACTTCCCGGTCGCCATAGCTGCCGCGGCCATGCTCGCCGGCTGCCAGTCGCCGCAAGCCGTCAACGAGATCGGTCGCGCGCCCGCGATGAGCCCGATCGGAAGCGGTCTTGCTTATGGTCAGACGCAGCAGATGTCGATGTATCCGAAACAGCCGCACCAGGTGGCGCAGGGCTATTCGCTCTGGAGTGATTCGCAGGCCGCTCTTTTCAAGGATTCCCGTGCCCTCAACGTCGGCGACATCCTGACCGTTGACATCCAGATCAACGACAAGGGCTCGTTTGAGAACAACAGCAAGCGCAGTCGCGAAAACAGCAGCGGATTGAACTGGGACGTCGCGGCCAACATTCTCGGTTGGAACCCCTCATCGAAGACCGATGTGACCTACGGCTCCGATACCAGCACCGACGGCAAGGGCAAGATCGAGCGCACCGACAAGCTGCAGCTGATGGTCGCAGCAGTCGTCACCGGCATTCTTGAGAACGGAAACCTTGTAATCAGCGGCTCGCAGGAAGTCCGGCTGAACCAGGAACTCCGGATTCTCAACGTGGCCGGTATCGTGCGTCCGCAGGACGTCAATGCCGACAACCAGATCTCCTACGACAAGATCGCCGAGGCGCGTATCTCTTATGGCGGCCGTGGTCGCCTGATGGAAGTGCAGCAGCCGCCTCGTGGCCAGCAGGCCATCGATCTCTTCTCGCCGCTCTGA
- a CDS encoding flagellar basal body-associated FliL family protein, with protein MAEAEAAEGQPKKKSAAMMTIIGVAVLTLLGAGGGWVVGGMVSPNVKAAVQEEQAKESKEASAKKEGEGGLPHISTEANNIVQLEPITSNLAYPSENWVRLEVALMFNGPPDVKLAEDIHQDIMAYIRTVSLQQIEGPRGFQYLRDDVQERVDLRAQGRVSKVMFRTFVIE; from the coding sequence ATGGCAGAAGCAGAGGCCGCCGAAGGCCAACCGAAGAAGAAATCGGCCGCAATGATGACGATCATCGGCGTGGCCGTGCTGACACTCCTGGGCGCCGGTGGCGGCTGGGTGGTCGGCGGCATGGTTTCGCCGAACGTCAAGGCTGCGGTTCAGGAAGAGCAGGCCAAGGAATCCAAGGAGGCCTCGGCCAAGAAGGAAGGCGAGGGCGGGCTCCCGCATATATCGACGGAAGCAAACAACATCGTTCAGCTCGAGCCTATCACCTCGAACCTCGCCTACCCGTCGGAGAACTGGGTGCGACTGGAGGTCGCGCTGATGTTCAACGGGCCGCCTGATGTCAAGCTGGCCGAGGATATCCATCAGGATATCATGGCCTATATCCGCACCGTTTCGCTGCAGCAGATCGAAGGCCCGCGCGGCTTTCAATATCTTAGGGATGACGTCCAGGAACGTGTTGACCTTCGCGCGCAGGGCCGCGTATCGAAGGTCATGTTCAGGACCTTCGTCATCGAATGA
- the fliP gene encoding flagellar type III secretion system pore protein FliP (The bacterial flagellar biogenesis protein FliP forms a type III secretion system (T3SS)-type pore required for flagellar assembly.) translates to MIRFLLLFAAMMAAPELAHAQQLPTNLLNLPVDGSVAAWIIRTFGLLTVLSVAPGILIMVTSFPRFVIAFSILRSGMGLASTPSNMILLSLSLFMTFYVMQPTFDQAWQTGVQPLLSNQINEQQAIERIAEPFRTFMSLNTREKDLALFVDLARERGQEVATGEKTDYRVLVPAFMISEIRRGFEIGFLVVLPFLVIDLIVATITMAMGMMMLPPTSISLPFKILFFVLIDGWNLLVGSLVRSFH, encoded by the coding sequence ATGATTCGATTCCTTCTGCTTTTTGCTGCCATGATGGCGGCACCGGAGCTGGCGCACGCCCAGCAACTGCCGACGAACCTGTTGAACCTGCCGGTCGACGGTTCGGTTGCAGCATGGATCATCAGGACCTTCGGGCTGCTGACCGTTCTTTCGGTCGCGCCGGGCATCCTGATCATGGTCACGAGCTTTCCGCGCTTCGTCATCGCTTTCTCGATTCTTCGCTCCGGCATGGGCCTCGCGTCCACGCCGTCCAACATGATCCTGCTGTCGCTGTCGCTGTTCATGACCTTCTACGTCATGCAGCCGACCTTTGATCAGGCATGGCAGACAGGCGTCCAGCCACTCCTTTCCAACCAGATCAATGAGCAGCAGGCGATCGAGCGCATCGCCGAGCCGTTTCGCACGTTCATGAGCCTGAACACCCGTGAAAAGGATCTGGCGCTCTTTGTCGATCTCGCTCGGGAACGCGGCCAGGAGGTCGCGACAGGCGAAAAGACCGACTACCGCGTGCTTGTTCCGGCCTTCATGATCTCCGAAATCCGTCGTGGCTTCGAAATCGGATTCCTCGTGGTCTTGCCGTTCCTGGTGATAGACCTGATCGTGGCAACAATCACCATGGCCATGGGTATGATGATGCTGCCGCCGACATCCATTTCATTGCCCTTCAAGATCCTGTTCTTCGTCCTGATCGACGGCTGGAACCTTCTCGTCGGAAGTCTGGTTCGCTCGTTCCACTGA